The proteins below come from a single Candidatus Fermentibacter sp. genomic window:
- a CDS encoding S41 family peptidase: MMRPTGATIVTVLAAAMLLASCDVFDPVDLGSEDDLMSEFELVWRTFDRYYVNFHLSDADWDALHAEYGAMAEQAMSQADIENILFEMCAELEDPGISIGDSSTHPLEVTPNCDSVVLMTYLEPQGFVWMHQDAWGYCMFGNTIYFLLLSLYVNNAELDEVIASHPEIEEMIFDARMSEGDTFGAPLGEICRVFNREAVVGYFTISRSGPGHEDFCPLHPRYVSRSMDSFTGPVAVLIGEGNMHVSEQFACMVSEIPNATTMGDTTMRRPDVVWSYELPGLGGYSMPDSTIIRADSTTWVRQAGVPPDVFVEATEADFAAGVDPVLEHALEWAGEIPIR; encoded by the coding sequence ATGATGCGGCCTACCGGCGCGACGATCGTCACGGTGCTGGCGGCGGCCATGCTGCTGGCGTCGTGCGATGTCTTCGACCCGGTCGACCTCGGCTCGGAAGACGACCTCATGAGCGAGTTCGAGCTGGTGTGGCGCACCTTCGACCGCTACTACGTCAACTTCCACCTGTCGGACGCCGACTGGGACGCCCTGCACGCCGAGTACGGGGCCATGGCGGAACAGGCGATGAGCCAGGCCGACATCGAGAACATCCTGTTCGAAATGTGCGCCGAACTGGAGGACCCGGGGATCTCGATCGGGGATTCATCCACCCATCCCCTCGAGGTCACGCCCAACTGCGACAGCGTGGTCCTCATGACATACCTCGAGCCGCAGGGCTTCGTCTGGATGCACCAGGATGCGTGGGGCTACTGCATGTTCGGGAACACCATCTATTTCCTGCTGCTCAGCCTTTATGTCAACAACGCCGAACTGGATGAGGTGATAGCGAGCCATCCCGAAATTGAGGAGATGATCTTCGACGCCAGGATGAGCGAGGGCGACACATTTGGTGCGCCGCTCGGCGAGATCTGCCGCGTTTTCAACAGGGAGGCGGTGGTCGGATACTTCACGATCAGCCGCAGCGGGCCGGGGCACGAGGACTTCTGCCCTCTCCATCCCCGGTACGTGTCGAGGAGCATGGACAGCTTCACCGGGCCGGTGGCGGTGCTGATAGGAGAAGGCAACATGCACGTGTCCGAGCAGTTCGCCTGCATGGTTTCGGAGATCCCCAACGCGACCACCATGGGCGACACCACGATGCGCCGGCCAGACGTCGTCTGGTCCTATGAACTACCGGGCCTGGGGGGCTACTCCATGCCCGATTCCACCATCATCCGCGCGGATTCGACGACATGGGTCAGGCAGGCCGGGGTGCCGCCGGACGTCTTCGTGGAGGCTACGGAGGCAGACTTCGCCGCGGGAGTCGACCCGGTGCTCGAGCACGCCCTCGAGTGGGCCGGGGAGATCCCTATTCGGTAG